The following is a genomic window from Paenibacillus sp. FSL R5-0766.
ATTAATCTCATCCTCGATCTGCTCTGGCATGACGTAGAGATGGGCATCATCCTGGCAGAATGTCCGCACACGCATCATGCCGTTCAGGGCACCTGAGAATTCATGACGGTGAACCTGACCAAATTCCATCATGCGAATCGGTAATTCGCGATAGGAATGGAGTGTATTTTTGAAGATCAGCATATGCCCGGGACAGTTCATCGGTTTCAGTGCAAAAGTGGCATCGTCCACTTCTGAGAAATACATATTGTCCTTGTAATGCTCCCAGTGGCCGGATTGCTCCCAGAGCCGGTTGTTCATCATGAGAGGAGTCCGAACTTCCTGATACCCTTCCTGCAATTGCAGCTCACGGGAGAACTGCTCCAGTTCAGTGCGAACAGTCATGCCTTTGGGCAGATAAAAGGGCATGCCGGGAGCTTCTTCGGAGAACATGAACAGTTCAAGCTCTTTGCCAAGTTTACGGTGATCTCGTTTCTTCGCTTCTTCGAGCATGTGCAGATGTTCATCCAGCTGGGCTTTGTTCGGGAAAGCAGTGCCGTAGATGCGTTGCAGCATCTTATTATCCGAGTTACCCCGCCAGTACGCACCAGCCACATTCAGCAGCTTGAACGCTTTGATCCGACCAGTGGATGGAAGATGGGGACCACGACACAGATCGAAGAACTCTCCTTGATCATAGATCGAAAGCTCGGCGTCCTCTGGCAAATCCTGAATGAGTTCAAGCTTGTAAGGGTCCTGGATTTCTCTGAAGATACGGAGGGCTTCTTCCCGGCTAACGACCCGCCGACTGATCTTTTCATTTTCCTGAATGATTTTGTTCATTTCCCGCTCGATGGCAGCCAGATCACTGATGGACAAGGCATGCTCCAGATCAACATCGTAGTAGAATCCATCTTCAATGACTGGGCCGATACCCAGTTTCACTTGTTCTGCACCGTAGATGCGTTTGAGTGCCTGTGCGAGCACATGTGCTGCGCTGTGACGATAACGATACAGGCCTTCCGCACTTTCTAAAGTAACGATAACAAGTTCGCAATCTTGCTTGAGCACCCATTCGAGATCGACATTTTGACCATCCACAATACCGCCAATGGCCTGTTTTCCCAGGCTTGTGCTGATGGATGAGGCAACCGCACCTACAGTGATGCCTGCTTCGTAAGAACGTACTGCGCCACCTTGCAGACGGACCTCAATGGAATGACTGGATGGTTGCAGATCATTTGCTTGGTTGTTAATTTCGTTACCTGATTTGTTGCTTGCTGAGTTACTGTTTTCCTGTTTGCTCATGTGAACCACTC
Proteins encoded in this region:
- the thrS gene encoding threonine--tRNA ligase, with the translated sequence MSKQENSNSASNKSGNEINNQANDLQPSSHSIEVRLQGGAVRSYEAGITVGAVASSISTSLGKQAIGGIVDGQNVDLEWVLKQDCELVIVTLESAEGLYRYRHSAAHVLAQALKRIYGAEQVKLGIGPVIEDGFYYDVDLEHALSISDLAAIEREMNKIIQENEKISRRVVSREEALRIFREIQDPYKLELIQDLPEDAELSIYDQGEFFDLCRGPHLPSTGRIKAFKLLNVAGAYWRGNSDNKMLQRIYGTAFPNKAQLDEHLHMLEEAKKRDHRKLGKELELFMFSEEAPGMPFYLPKGMTVRTELEQFSRELQLQEGYQEVRTPLMMNNRLWEQSGHWEHYKDNMYFSEVDDATFALKPMNCPGHMLIFKNTLHSYRELPIRMMEFGQVHRHEFSGALNGMMRVRTFCQDDAHLYVMPEQIEDEINQAISLIGRMYDIFGFEYKIELSTRPEDSMGSEELWDQAERALQNVLDRRGVEYRINEGDGAFYGPKIDFHILDALKRSWQCGTIQLDFQMPEKFDLTYIGEDSLKHRPVVIHRAIYGSIDRFIGILTEHYAGAFPLWLAPVQVKLLPVSDHYADYALQVQSQLRAAGIRVETDLRSEKLGYKIREAQMEKVPYSLVLGENEKNASSASVRAHGQGDQGIQRIEAVIEMIQQAVKAKV